A window of the Mucilaginibacter sp. cycad4 genome harbors these coding sequences:
- a CDS encoding M1 family metallopeptidase, producing MRRIFLVLLLLPALFSMPVFAQVPGSQIDVKHYTFDIKLNDADNNIEGKATVSIKFLNGAEGFSLDLVKKNAEGKGMQVSAVTENGKPVKFTQGDEQLKINTRAYKGNTRDYTISYSGIPADGLIISTNAFGHRTFFGDNWPNRAHNWLPCVDNIADKATVDFIVTAPDHYQVVSNGLQTEEKQLDGKLKLTHWVETVALPTKVMVIGVAEFAVDRPGDVNGIPVFTYVFPESKEVGFKSYAVAKNILPYFIKNVGPYSYEKLANVQSKTIFGGMENASAIFYFEESVKSPEIEELMAHEIAHQWFGDGASEKSFGHLWLSEGFATYMTNLYLENKYGADTLKARLIGQRKKVLDFEKERLTPVVDTAVKTKYMQLLNANSYEKGGWVLHMLRRKLGDDVFWKGVRNYYSRYQGSNANTDDLRRVMEQGSGKDLKSFFTQWLRTAGHPHLAVRWKYDEKDSTIAINVTQSQEYIYNLMLEVSVDGQLLNVPVKEKSTTAKFKVKAKPADVKIDPNINLLASFEEKK from the coding sequence ATGCGCAGGATATTTTTGGTTCTTTTATTGTTACCGGCCCTTTTTTCGATGCCGGTATTTGCCCAGGTTCCCGGGTCGCAGATTGATGTTAAACATTATACGTTTGATATTAAACTCAACGATGCTGATAATAATATAGAAGGAAAGGCAACGGTTTCAATAAAGTTCCTGAATGGTGCAGAAGGGTTTAGCCTCGACCTGGTAAAAAAGAACGCGGAAGGTAAAGGGATGCAGGTATCGGCAGTAACCGAAAACGGGAAGCCGGTAAAGTTTACCCAGGGTGATGAACAACTAAAGATTAATACCCGCGCCTATAAAGGTAACACCCGCGATTATACGATAAGCTACAGCGGCATCCCGGCCGATGGGCTGATCATCTCGACCAATGCGTTTGGGCACCGTACTTTTTTTGGTGATAACTGGCCTAACCGGGCCCATAACTGGCTGCCCTGCGTTGATAATATTGCCGACAAAGCCACGGTTGATTTTATTGTAACCGCGCCCGATCACTACCAGGTAGTATCAAACGGCTTGCAAACCGAAGAAAAGCAACTCGACGGAAAGCTGAAGCTTACCCATTGGGTTGAAACCGTTGCGCTGCCTACCAAGGTAATGGTTATAGGCGTAGCTGAGTTTGCAGTTGATCGCCCGGGCGATGTTAACGGGATCCCGGTTTTTACCTATGTTTTTCCTGAAAGTAAAGAGGTTGGGTTTAAAAGCTATGCAGTAGCCAAAAATATTCTCCCCTACTTTATAAAAAATGTTGGCCCTTACAGCTATGAAAAATTAGCGAATGTGCAGTCGAAAACCATTTTTGGCGGGATGGAAAATGCCAGTGCTATATTTTACTTTGAAGAATCGGTTAAAAGTCCGGAGATAGAAGAATTAATGGCGCATGAAATTGCCCACCAGTGGTTTGGCGATGGTGCAAGCGAAAAAAGCTTTGGTCACCTATGGTTAAGCGAAGGCTTTGCCACTTATATGACCAATCTTTATCTCGAAAATAAATATGGGGCCGATACCTTAAAAGCCCGTCTTATTGGCCAGCGTAAAAAAGTGCTGGATTTTGAAAAAGAGCGTTTAACCCCCGTGGTTGATACCGCTGTTAAAACAAAATATATGCAGCTGCTTAATGCCAACAGTTACGAAAAGGGAGGTTGGGTGCTGCATATGCTGAGGCGCAAATTGGGCGATGATGTTTTTTGGAAAGGGGTGAGAAACTATTATTCCAGGTACCAGGGCAGCAATGCCAATACTGATGATCTGAGGCGGGTAATGGAGCAAGGCAGCGGGAAGGACCTGAAATCATTTTTTACGCAATGGCTGCGCACAGCCGGGCATCCACATTTGGCTGTTAGGTGGAAGTACGATGAAAAAGACAGCACCATCGCTATAAATGTAACCCAGAGCCAGGAATATATTTACAATTTGATGTTAGAGGTTTCTGTTGACGGACAGTTGCTGAACGTGCCGGTAAAAGAGAAATCGACAACGGCAAAGTTCAAGGTTAAAGCTAAACCTGCTGATGTTAAGATAGATCCGAATATAAACCTGCTGGCATCGTTTGAGGAGAAAAAATAA